From Amyelois transitella isolate CPQ chromosome 4, ilAmyTran1.1, whole genome shotgun sequence, one genomic window encodes:
- the LOC132903935 gene encoding uncharacterized protein LOC132903935 — MVRKYKKKGTRTQEVDEESMKLAIDDVIQGRLSYRKAALKYNIKTSTLESRVKKLKDGSNADGLSRTFHSKFTSLQVFSLEEEVRLNDYITNCCKMHYGLTIVQIRKLAYDYAKALNLKYPAKWDENQMAGSEWMRKYRERNTNLSLRKPENTSTARSFAFNKNAVQQFYNNLAEVLQRHNFAADRIFNFDESGVSTVLETPKILAPKSQKQVGQIVSAERGELITFGAIISASGNTIPPLFVFPRVHYRDHFLEGAPEGSLGAANRSGWINADIFVSVLKHIQKYTLSSKEHPILLLCDNHESHISLQAITYARDNGIIYVSFPPHTSHRLQPLDVGVFGPFKAKLKIAFNNWHMSNPGKTINIYNIPKLVKLAYFESFTAKNITSGFGKPGIWPFNEMAFSDEDFAPIDVYASNNSVNVPPNLETSTVALEPQPSISVPSTDMNEPDIREQSPSLLQNTQDIVIGTGESSPSAADAQSEPSSYLPITPEVIRPYPTIVRNRKTNKGRKPGKSRIYTDTPEKTELEERHRQKELKKIEQERKARAKAVKRNLKELNSRQKKKKAKKIESEDDSDESKGSQFSLRESSTSPVDFEMDEETDDLIS; from the exons ATGGtgcgaaaatataaaaaaaagggtaCTCGTACTCAAGAAGTGGATGAAGAGTCCATGAAATTAGCAATTGATGATGTGATACAAGGACGGTTGTCGTATAGGAAAGCCGCGTTAAAATACAACATCAAAACATCAACGTTGGAAAGCAGAGTTAAGAAACTTAAAGATGGCTCTAATGCCGATGGACTCTCACGAACTTTTCATTCAAAGTTCACGAGTCTTCAAGTCTTCTCATTGGAAGAAGAGGTACGCTTAAATGACTATATTACTAATTGCTGCAAAATGCATTATGGCCTAACGATAGTACAAATTCGGAAACTTGCCTACGATTATGCGAAAGcgttgaatttaaaatatccaGCGAAATGGGACGAAAATCAAATGGCTGGCTCAGAGTGGATGCGTAAATACAGGGAACGAAACACCAACCTCAGTCTGCGAAAGCCAGAGAACACTAGCACTGCTCGATCATTCGCGTTTAATAAGAATGCAGTCCAACAGTTCTATAATAATTTGGCTGAAGTATTACAGCGACATAATTTTGCAGCCGACAGGATATTTAATTTCGACGAGTCCGGGGTATCAACTGTTTTAGAAACTCCTAAAATTTTGGCCCCTAAATCACAGAAACAAGTGGGGCAAATCGTGTCAGCGGAAAGAGGAGAGTTGATAACATTTGGTGCTATTATTTCTGCAAGCGGAAATACTATCCCTCCGCTATTTGTATTTCCACGGGTGCACTACAGAGACCATTTTCTTGAAGGTGCGCCTGAAGGAAGCCTCGGAGCTGCTAATAGAAGTGGGTGGATAAATGCTGACATATTTGTTTCAGTATTAAAGCACATTCAGAAATACACATTAAGCTCTAAAGAACATCCGATTTTACTGCTATGTGATAATCACGAAAGCCACATCAGCTTACAAGCTATAACATATGCTCGAGATAATGGCATCATTTATGTGTCTTTTCCGCCGCACACAAGTCATCGATTGCAACCCTTAGACGTTGGAGTGTTTGGCCCATTCAAGGCAAAGTTGAAAATAGCGTTCAATAATTGGCATATGTCAAATCCTGGCAAAACAatcaacatttataatattcctaAACTGGTAAAACTTGCATATTTCGAATCTTTCAccgcaaaaaatattacaagtgGATTTGGAAAGCCAGGTATATGGCCGTTCAATGAAATGGCCTTCAGCGATGAAGATTTTGCTCCCATTGACGTGTATGCTTCAAATAATTCGGTAAATGTGCCACCTAATCTGGAAACAAGTACTGTGGCTCTAGAACCACAACCTTCCATCAGCGTGCCATCGACTGATATGAATGAGCCAGATATTCGTGAGCAGTCGCCTTCTTTGCTTCAAAATACTCAAGACATTGTTATCGGAACTGGCGAATCTTCCCCCTCTGCGGCTGATGCACAATCTGAACCGAGTTCTTATCTTCCCATAACACCAGAAGTCATAAGACCTTATCCTACAATTGTTAGAAATAGAAAAACCAATAAAGGAAGAAAACCGGGTAAATCCCGTATATATACAGATACACCTGAAAAAACTGAACTAGAAGAGAGACATAGACAgaaagaattgaaaaaaatagaacaggAAAGGAAAGCCAGAGCCAAAGCAGTGAAACGTAATTTAAAGGAACTTAATTCtagacaaaagaaaaagaaagctAAGAAAATAGAAAGCGAAGATGATTCAGATGAATctaaaggatcgcaatttagCTTGCGGGAGAGTTCAACATCTCCAGTTGATTTTGAAATGGACGAAGAGACTGATGATCTTA TTTCATGA